A single genomic interval of Gemmatimonadaceae bacterium harbors:
- a CDS encoding ATP-binding protein yields the protein MSPLPKKAPVVTLDPVATKLATLGLDYPASCLPDLVEQCTREQLSPVSFLELVLTGELERKDERRVTTMLKLSGLPTGKTLEDFDWSFQPRVDRRQIETLATCSYIREKTNVLFLGPPGVGKSHLATALGVLAHSVRVLNWRAKSTTVSRRSGGTHRCLSSPQAFFSTRDTPRTPRR from the coding sequence ATGAGCCCCCTCCCGAAGAAAGCGCCGGTGGTGACGCTCGATCCGGTCGCCACGAAACTTGCCACGTTAGGCCTCGACTATCCGGCGAGCTGCCTCCCGGACCTGGTCGAGCAGTGCACGCGCGAGCAACTCTCCCCCGTGAGCTTCCTCGAGCTCGTGCTCACGGGCGAGCTCGAGCGCAAGGACGAGCGGCGGGTGACGACGATGCTCAAGCTCTCCGGGCTGCCCACGGGGAAAACCCTCGAGGACTTCGACTGGAGCTTTCAGCCCCGCGTCGATCGGCGCCAGATCGAGACGCTCGCCACCTGCAGCTATATTCGCGAGAAGACGAACGTGCTCTTCCTGGGGCCGCCGGGCGTCGGGAAGAGTCATCTCGCCACGGCGTTAGGTGTACTTGCACACTCGGTCCGGGTGCTGAACTGGCGCGCGAAGTCGACGACCGTATCGCGGAGATCGGGTGGCACCCATCGCTGTCTCAGCTCCCCCCAAGCTTTTTTTTCAACGCGAGATACTCCTCGGACACCTCGGCGATGA